Proteins found in one Triticum aestivum cultivar Chinese Spring chromosome 4D, IWGSC CS RefSeq v2.1, whole genome shotgun sequence genomic segment:
- the LOC123100821 gene encoding tryptophan decarboxylase 1-like — protein MGSSNTTNPTVFSGIAAADDVKEPFRPLKPEDVRSYIHEAVDFICDYYTTVESMPVLPDVKPGYLQHEFMASPPTYPAPFHVTMKELKASIIPGMTHWASPNFFAFFPATNSAVAIAGDLIASAMNTVGFTWQAAPAATELEVLALNWLAQLLHLPDTFMSHTATGDRGTGGAVILGTTSEAMLVTLVAARDAALRRSGSVRVFGMPGLVVYAGDQTHSTFFKACRLAGFDPANIRSIPAGPETQYALDPAKLLEAMQADVDVGLVPTYVCATVGTTSSNAVDPVGAVADIAASFGAWVHVDAAYAGSACICPEFRHHLNGVELVDSISVSPHKWLLTCLDCTCLYVRDAHRLSDSMETNPEYLKNDATDSHEVTDLKDMQIGLGRRFRGLKLWMVMRTYGTAKLQEHIRSDVNMAKLFEGLVRTDHRFEVVVPRNFAMVCFRIKARGAITEEAADEVNRVLMKNPNKTGKAYFAHTVLSDRILLRFAVGSSLQEERHVRSAWELIKRTTNDLMMD, from the coding sequence ATGGGCAGCTCCAACACCACCAACCCGACGGTTTTCTCTGGCATCGCGGCCGCCGACGACGTGAAGGAACCCTTCCGGCCGCTTAAGCCCGAGGACGTCCGATCTTACATTCACGAGGCTGTCGACTTCATCTGCGACTACTACACCACCGTGGAGTCCATGCCAGTTCTCCCCGACGTCAAGCCGGGGTACCTGCAGCACGAGTTCATGGCGTCCCCGCCAACTTATCCCGCACCGTTCCACGTCACCATGAAGGAGCTCAAGGCCTCCATCATCCCTGGCATGACGCACTGGGCCAGCCCAAACTTCTTCGCTTTCTTCCCCGCCACCAACAGCGCCGTCGCCATCGCCGGAGACCTCATCGCCTCCGCCATGAATACTGTCGGCTTCACGTGGCAGGCTGCCCCCGCAGCAACTGAGTTGGAGGTACTCGCGCTTAACTGGCTCGCGCAGCTCCTTCACCTGCCCGACACCTTCATGAGCCACACGGCCACCGGCGACCGTGGGACCGGAGGCGCCGTCATCCTCGGCACCACCAGCGAGGCAATGCTGGTAACGCTCGTCGCcgcgcgtgacgctgcgctgcgtCGGAGCGGATCTGTGAGAGTGTTTGGCATGCCGGGTCTGGTTGTCTACGCCGGGGACCAGACCCACTCCACCTTCTTCAAGGCATGCCGCCTTGCCGGCTTCGACCCCGCCAACATCCGTTCGATCCCCGCCGGCCCAGAGACCCAATACGCACTGGACCCGGCGAAGCTGCTCGAGGCCATGCAGGCTGACGTCGACGTCGGCCTCGTGCCAACGTACGTTTGCGCCACGGTGGGCACCACATCTTCCAACGCTGTCGACCCAGTGGGGGCCGTCGCCGACATTGCTGCATCCTTTGGCGCGTGGGTCCACGTCGACGCCGCCTATGCCGGCAGCGCCTGCATCTGCCCGGAGTTCCGCCACCACCTCAACGGCGTCGAGCTCGTGGACTCCATCAGCGTCAGTCCGCACAAGTGGCTTCTCACCTGCCTCGACTGCACCTGCCTCTATGTCCGCGACGCCCACCGCCTAAGCGACTCCATGGAGACAAACCCGGAGTACCTCAAGAACGACGCTACCGACTCCCACGAGGTCACTGATCTCAAGGACATGCAGATCGGCTTGGGCCGACGATTTCGTGGGCTCAAGCTGTGGATGGTCATGCGCACCTATGGCACCGCCAAGCTTCAGGAGCACATTCGCAGCGATGTCAACATGGCCAAGTTGTTCGAAGGTCTCGTCCGCACCGACCACCGGTTCGAGGTCGTCGTGCCTAGAAACTTTGCCATGGTGTGCTTCAGGATCAAGGCTCGTGGAGCCATAACAGAGGAGGCCGCAGATGAGGTCAATCGTGTGCTGATGAAGAATCCGAACAAGACTGGCAAAGCCTACTTTGCGCACACTGTGCTCAGCGACAGGATCTTGCTCCGGTTTGCGGTGGGGTCGTCGCTTCAAGAGGAGAGGCACGTGAGGAGTGCATGGGAGCTCATCAAGAGGACGACCAACGACTTGATGATGGATTAA
- the LOC123099258 gene encoding trihelix transcription factor GTL1 gives MQQPADMPPFSPAGWRGPAGAPSPISSRPPAPAPAPAQQHQHQQQMDEQHGGAAVSGSGSGSVDGGEEGERGGSSSAAGGNRWPRQETLALLKIRSEMDAAFREAALKGPLWEQVSRRLAEMGHTRSAKKCREKFENVDKYYRRTKDGRTGRGDGKTYRFFTELEALHGASAAHHPQPAHVAVAPPAAPAASTIGAYSGVPSAPRVLAPELSPPPLLLTQQPVPTEAAACLTTTTAAVGDASFSDDSDGEDTDETADGGKRKRRGGSWGHGGKAMRFFEGLMRQVMERQEAMQSRLLEAIERRDQDRMIREEAWRRQEVARLAREQDALAQERAVAASRDAAVVSFIQRITGQIVPVHAPPSSFPAKPAATVTSVKPPPLQPTPVASVAPAPPTPRPPVQAQPNVTTPMRTQPQTPPPQPHATPTATEPQPQTPQTQSKEIVVHAPEQLPVDMAGGCTGGASPSRWPKAEVHALIQLRTEMETRYQDTAPKGPLWEDISVGMRRLGYNRSSKRCKEKWENINKYFKKVKESSRKRPEDSKTCPYFHQLDALYRTKALASSSSSSGVHAPALAPAPSPARVEPAAVTVLSPVPLSSQTPPPAAQHVEHGAKNVITNGNGHGNGNGAAMQVKASNGSGAAAMFPSPVHAAGNAGNNNGTATNKLELKQEGIAKETAPVQPAVAMNHSYGRNDRRDVYDLDSDSMDEDEEDDFDDDDDDEEDDDAVPGGRNINMPPAQYDAHFLQRQHQQQQHQNHNHNVVRPNAANGSGNPPAGNAAASSAAAATSGTPFLAMVQ, from the exons ATGCAGCAACCGGCCGACATGCCGCCCTTCTCCCCGGCCGGCTGGCGTGGGCCCGCCGGGGCGCCCTCGCCCATCAGCAGCCGCCCGCCCGCGCCGGCTCCGGCGCCAGCACAGCAACACCAGCACCAGCAGCAGATGGACGAGCAGCACGGGGGGGCCGCGGTGAGCGGGTCTGGCTCGGGGAGcgtggacggcggcgaggaaggcgagcGCGGcgggtcgtcgtcggcggcgggCGGCAACCGGTGGCCGCGGCAGGAGACGCTGGCGCTGCTCAAGATCCGGTCCGAGATGGACGCCGCCTTCCGGGAGGCCGCCCTCAAAGGCCCGCTATGGGAACAAGTCTCCAG GCGGCTGGCGGAGATGGGGCACACGAGGAGCGCCAAGAAGTGCCGCGAGAAATTCGAGAACGTCGACAAGTACTACCGCCGCACCAAGGACGGCCGCACCGGCCGTGGCGACGGCAAGACCTACCGCTTCTTCACCGAGCTCGAGGCGCTCCACGGCGCCTCCGCAGCGCACCACCCGCAGCCTGCTCACGTGGCCGTGGCGCCACCGGCCGCCCCAGCCGCGAGCACAATTGGCGCGTACTCCGGCGTGCCCTCGGCGCCGCGTGTCCTCGCTCCAGAGCTGTCTCCGCCGCCTCTTCTCCTAACGCAACAGCCGGTGCCTACCGAGGCGGCTGCATGCCTgacgacaacgacggcggcggtgggcgacgcgaGCTTCTCTGATGACTCGGACGGGGAGGACACGGACGAGACGGCCGACGGCGGCAAGCGCAAGCGGCGGGGCGGGAGCTGGGGCCATGGCGGCAAGGCCATGAGGTTCTTCGAGGGGCTGATGCGGCAGGTCATGGAGCGGCAGGAGGCCATGCAGAGCCGCCTCCTGGAGGCCATCGAGCGGCGCGACCAGGACCGCATGATCCGCGAGGAGGCCTGGCGccggcaggaggtggcgcgcctcGCACGCGAGCAGGACGCGCTCGCGCAGGAGCGCGCCGTGGCCGCCTCCCGCGACGCCGCCGTCGTGTCCTTCATCCAGAGGATCACCGGGCAGATCGTCCCCGTGCACGCGCCGCCATCGTCCTTCCCCGCAAAGCCGGCCGCCACCGTCACCTCGGTCAAACCGCCGCCGTTGCAGCCGACGCCCGTCGCCTCCGTGGCACCTGCACCTCCCACGCCACGGCCGCCGGTTCAGGCGCAGCCGAACGTGACTACGCCAATGAGAACACAaccgcagacgccgccgccgcagccacacGCAACGCCGACGGCGACAGAGCCACAGCCACAGACGCCGCAGACACAGAGCAAGGAGATTGTCGtccacgcgccggagcagctgccggTGGACATGGCTGGCGGGTGTACTGGCGGCGCGTCGCCGTCTCGGTGGCCGAAGGCGGAGGTGCACGCGCTGATCCAGCTGCGGACGGAGATGGAGACGCGGTACCAGGACACGGCGCCCAAGGGCCCGCTGTGGGAGGACATCTCGGTGGGGATGCGGCGGCTGGGCTACAACCGGAGCTCCAAGCGGTGCAAGGAGAAGTGGGAGAACATCAACAAGTACTTCAAGAAGGTCAAGGAGAGCAGCCGGAAGCGCCCCGAGGACTCCAAGACCTGCCCCTACTTCCACCAGCTCGACGCGCTCTACCGCACCAAGGCGCtcgcatcctcctcctcctcctccggcgtccATGCGCCCGCGCTTGCACCAGCGCCATCCCCGGCTCGCGTGGAGCCCGCCGCGGTCACCGTGCTTTCGCCGGTGCCGCTGTCTTCCCAGACGCCGCCACCTGCGGCGCAGCACGTCGAGCACGGGGCCAAGAACGTGATCACCAACGGCAACGGCCATGGGAACGGGAACGGCGCGGCCATGCAAGTGAAGGCGAGCAACGGCTCCGGTGCTGCGGCGATGTTCCCCTCCCCCGTCCATGCCGCAGGCAACGCCGGCAACAACAACGGCACGGCGACGAACAAACTG GAACTGAAGCAAGAAGGCATCGCGAAGGAGACGGCACCGGTGCAGCCGGCCGTGGCCATGAACCACAGCTACGGGCGCAACGACAGGAGGGACGTCTACGACCTGGACAGCGACAGCatggacgaggacgaggaggacgacttcgacgacgacgacgacgatgaggaagacgacgacgcCGTCCCCGGCGGCCGCAACATCAACATGCCGCCGGCGCAGTACGACGCCCACTTCCTCCAAAGGCAGCATCAGCAGCAACAACATCAGAACCACAACCACAACGTCGTCCGGCCCAACGCGGCGAACGGCAGCGGCAACCCGCCGGCGGGCAACGCGGCAGCTTCGTCGGCAGCGGCGGCAACAAGTGGGACGCCATTCCTGGCCATGGTCCAGTGA